From the Lathyrus oleraceus cultivar Zhongwan6 chromosome 3, CAAS_Psat_ZW6_1.0, whole genome shotgun sequence genome, the window taataaagtaaaacattattaatttatagtaatataatttgcttaatttttttgtatactatattaaggaaataatcaaaaaatataatacaaaaatatttttacaatttattggtatattaatatataataaacattccattgttaatgttatgaataaacattccatttatcattgagattttggacataagaaataaaaatgtatttatttagtaatggatgaaattttccaatctgttactaatttgaggtataaaagcgcaaatattaaccttcataataaatgattatttaaccaaaatacataaaccatgtaaaagaaataccagaacctcatttgttttaaaatatagtaatgaatactaccaaatgttgaaattaattgcaattgatacagtaaggtttaatgcaacaaaagatattgaaacaaaaggttcacaattttagttaaaattgtgagaaataagtccaacaacaaaaatgatttaacttcgtacaattctttgatccttaaaaaactgggtttatacaaaacctgtccgcaaccttttaggaagtgatgattcATTACCCTGTAAAAAAACAATTACATCCATATAAacaaatgttaaaacataatgtaTATTTTATACAACTCATTCAATAAAATTCTAATAATAAACAACGACATTTGTTGATATAATATAACTAATGAAAAACTTACGTTCTATaagttttcaaaaacttctttgaaCACGACGTTTGTTGTAGAATTCAATGGATGGTTATCCTTGTCATTGATTAATATCTTAAGCCCTTTTTTGCTTTTGACCCTTGATATTGCAACATATAGTTGACCATGACTAAATACACTTCTAGGCAAATACAATCCAACATAATCCAATGACTGACCTTGAGATTTGTTAATTGTCATAGCATAACATATAGTTATGGGAAATTGCCTTCTAGTCATTTTAAATGGCCACGGAGATTGTGTTGGAGTCATATCCATTCTTGGAATATAGATAACCCCTCCAATATTCTTTCCAGATATAATCTTTGCCTCGATAACGTGGTTTGCCAATCTTGTAACTATAAGCCTTGTTCCACTGCAGAGACCTTCAGGTTGATCAATGTTTTGAAGCAACATAATAGGGGTCCCAATCTTCAATTTAATCTTGTGGTTAGGTAGACCGGAAGTTGTAAGTGTATTCAAAAATTCTGGGGTCAAAACATCAAAAGTTTCATTTCCTTCACCGTCAAAAGTGTCTACAGAATCTGAACTTAAATATTCCTTTTCTTCACctttgggattttttttgaaattttattattataaatctATGTTAGTACATATAAATATATGAATGTATCTATAAATATGTTTACAATGGATAACGCATACCTGGTATGAATCCCAAAACGTATTGATTTATGATGTCAACCGTTTCAATTGTTCCTGCCAATATAGCTCTTGATTGCAAAAATTCTGGATTCTTGTAATTGTTAAGAAAATTCGGATATGTTTCACTAACAATGGCTTCTAGTGGATCATCATAGTTAGAAATCAAGAAATCATTTGGAATAGGAATATCCGTGTAACCATCGTTAGGTTCTTCCAATTTCCCATCGCCAACTTTTAATATCCAATTAGAAAACAATTCTAATTCAGATGTACTTGAAGTATTGGCGGCTTGTTGGAGTCGCATGTTCTTTGTAAGCTTCAGCACAACACAATGATCCCAGATGTATGATGAATTTATTGTAGAATGTATTATATCTGAACGGCTGCCCCTTGGTACAACTGGTAATATTTGCCGAAAATCTCCACCAAATACAATTACTTTCCCTCCGCATAATTTGTCAGAACAATTGGAACGCCCCATTATGtctttaagggttttatcaaACGCTTCAAAACAAAATCTGTGTGCCATTGGAGCTTCATCCCAAATTATCAACTTTGTCATTTTTAGTAGCTCTGCACGATCACTACCTTTATCGATATTACATGTAGAAGACTCCATTGTAGGTATTGGAATCTTGAACAGTGAATGAGCCGTTCGACCTCCTGGAAGTAGTAGTGAAGATATGCCCGATGAAGCAACAGTTAAACAAATTTGTTTCTTTGATCTTATGTAGGAAGCTAGAGTTCTCCACATGTAGGTTTTCCCTGTGCCACCGTATCCATACAAAAAAAATACGCCTCCTTGTTGATTGTTTACTGCTTCCATTATTCGCTTGAATACACCTTTTTGCTCatctaatttaaaaaaaatacatagCAAACATGCAGTGAATAAATTAATTatacattaaaaaaaattgtaagaTAAAATCATACTTTAAAAGTTAACTTTATAAAATTATGACAAAACTTACAAACATTTAACATATTTACCTATAAGATTTAAGAACAAATTATTGTATTCTTGCAATTGTTCGGCTGGATTGTAACTCCGCTCTTCGTATATGAGCTTATTTCCCAACGGTTCAACCACATATCCACTTGGATAAGGCATTCCAGCAAATTCCTTGAGACTTCGGCTCTTTCTTTGAAGATTTCGTTCAATCTCAATTAATGTTAAATTCATTATCTCTTCATCCGACAACCTCAAACCTTTATACAATAGTAATTATAAGTGTAAACTATAAAACAAATTTACTTTTAAGAATCAAacaaataaatataataaaaattcaCAATATAGGAAAAATAATACCTCTATTGTTTGCAATTCGCTGTTGAGCATATAGTATTCCATCAGCTAAGAGATGACATGTTTTACTCCATACATGTCTTGGCCTGTTAATGCTGCCTGATAATAACATGTGAACAAATAGTAATCTCAAATATTGACCTGAACCCCAATGATTTGCCTCTTTAATAGCTGCAATGAATTCTCTATCATCGCCGATAAAACCCATAGCAAAACAGGCATCCCGAAAAGTATCATATTTTACGTTATTCACTGTTTTTATATCATTATAACTGCGGGGGCCTTTGACATGTGTGATCATCAATCTAAGATAGTACAATTCGCCAGTTGTTGGAGGAACCCATATAAGCCTACCAATTGTGTAACCTTTTTGACGGGGTTTCCATTCTCTTTTTTTCTTAACATAAACAAATTTTGAAACAAATTTGCTGTAAGTTAAATTTTGTGCTTCAGGATACTTGCAATTTGCTTCGAACCATGATGTAAACATCGATTCAGTTACACTTGGTTTTTCCAGAACTGTATTGATACGATCAAAATCAGTGTAATATACCGAATTTTGACCTTCACAATGAAAGTACATTCTCTCAACAGCTGGTTTTCTACCATGGATTGGAAAGGAGAATATCCTCCAAGATGCTTCACTCGGAGAAACGTACCTACAAATAATATAATGAAAGGC encodes:
- the LOC127130792 gene encoding uncharacterized protein LOC127130792; its protein translation is MVDEELHFKTILRRKNAAKARIYRKSVIDDKKSKRLKTALKENGTFDKRRGNDSTALRIPLSELSPNILNDGRGIANVEVSRQLHSSLKTKSSTNNNIRSKRISSRNITKLGVNLSKRFDNTFAATTSNQYPIPELQLNELFASDSGDDNMNDESDGYNSATNSSFDEDEMSNRTDAMETFEITSDYDRITAVIVPNDDGTSNQPQNIDEIKQYIDCRYVSPSEASWRIFSFPIHGRKPAVERMYFHCEGQNSVYYTDFDRINTVLEKPSVTESMFTSWFEANCKYPEAQNLTYSKFVSKFVYVKKKREWKPRQKGYTIGRLIWVPPTTGELYYLRLMITHVKGPRSYNDIKTVNNVKYDTFRDACFAMGFIGDDREFIAAIKEANHWGSGSINRPRHVWSKTCHLLADGILYAQQRIANNRGLRLSDEEIMNLTLIEIERNLQRKSRSLKEFAGMPYPSGYVVEPLGNKLIYEERSYNPAEQLQEYNNLFLNLIDEQKGVFKRIMEAVNNQQGGVFFLYGYGGTGKTYMWRTLASYIRSKKQICLTVASSGISSLLLPGGRTAHSLFKIPIPTMESSTCNIDKGSDRAELLKMTKLIIWDEAPMAHRFCFEAFDKTLKDIMGRSNCSDKLCGGKVIVFGGDFRQILPVVPRGSRSDIIHSTINSSYIWDHCVVLKLTKNMRLQQAANTSSTSELELFSNWILKVGDGKLEEPNDGYTDIPIPNDFLISNYDDPLEAIVSETYPNFLNNYKNPEFLQSRAILAGTIETVDIINQYVLGFIPGEEKEYLSSDSVDTFDGEGNETFDVLTPEFLNTLTTSGLPNHKIKLKIGTPIMLLQNIDQPEGLCSGTRLIVTRLANHVIEAKIISGKNIGGVIYIPRMDMTPTQSPWPFKMTRRQFPITICYAMTINKSQGQSLDYVGLYLPRSVFSHGQLYVAISRVKSKKGLKILINDKDNHPLNSTTNVVFKEVFENL